A region of the Candidatus Cloacimonadota bacterium genome:
CATCTGAAAAAACTGAAAAACAACGAATCAATTGAGATGCCTGTATATGATTATGAAACGCATCTTCGTAAAAAACGCAAATCCCCGGTTGCTCCATACCGAGTTATTATTGTTGAGGGAATTTTATTGTTCGAGAATATTAAAATTCGCGATTTATGTGATATTAAATTGTTTGTTGACACCGATAAAGATATTTGTATTTTACGAAGATTAAAAAGGGATATGGAATCACGTGGCAGAACTTTTTTGTCTGTTTATGACCAATATTTTGCCACAGTTCGCCCTATGCATCTTGAGTTTGTGGAACCGTCCAAAAAATACGCCGATATTATCGTGCCACGTGGAGGATTTAATAAAATCGCAGTGGATATGATCGTTACAAAAATCAAAACTATTCTTTCTGAAAAATAATTTAAAAATAAGGAGCCAATATGTACAAAAAAATTCTATCAATAACCATCGTTTTATTTACTTTATTCTGCACACTTTCTGCCAAAACCAGCATGACGGTTTACAATCAAAATGTTGCATCTGTGAAGACAGAACTAATAATACCAGTGCAAAAAGGAATGAATAATTACGAGTTTTCTGATATTCCGAGCGGAATTGAACCAACTTCCGTGCATCTTTATCCTCTAAAAAAATCGGACAAATTGATCATTAC
Encoded here:
- the udk gene encoding uridine kinase, translated to MKENLIIGIAGGTGSGKTTLANRIIRTMNDPDIPVIKMDSYYISHPKMSIEERATINFDHPSSIDTKLFIEHLKKLKNNESIEMPVYDYETHLRKKRKSPVAPYRVIIVEGILLFENIKIRDLCDIKLFVDTDKDICILRRLKRDMESRGRTFLSVYDQYFATVRPMHLEFVEPSKKYADIIVPRGGFNKIAVDMIVTKIKTILSEK